The Longimicrobium sp. genome has a segment encoding these proteins:
- a CDS encoding DUF433 domain-containing protein, giving the protein MDWREHIHSDPAVLAGKPVLRNSRLGVEFLLGLFAAGWPSAEILKAYPQLTPETLRSIFAFAAESMREPSFSLPPRSGEDKPVVAPARSGCPQIAVEGG; this is encoded by the coding sequence GTGGACTGGCGCGAGCACATCCATTCGGATCCAGCTGTCCTGGCGGGAAAGCCCGTCCTTCGGAATAGCCGGCTGGGCGTCGAGTTCCTGCTGGGGCTCTTCGCGGCAGGATGGCCTTCGGCTGAGATCCTGAAGGCCTATCCTCAACTTACTCCGGAAACGCTACGCTCGATCTTCGCGTTCGCCGCGGAATCCATGCGGGAACCCTCGTTTTCTTTGCCGCCACGCTCGGGGGAAGATAAACCCGTAGTAGCGCCCGCCAGATCGGGTTGCCCGCAGATTGCAGTAGAGGGCGGGTGA
- a CDS encoding M1 family aminopeptidase, whose amino-acid sequence MISRSACLLLAVAMLSAVPPLAAQAAAPPVGEMMSPGVSAALARHRAATLRDVRYRLELDVTRDSTASGRVAATFTRAADAGDLVIDFRGPSLGTVTANGRTVADREWRNGHLRIPARHLRAGENTVTAEFTARIAASGASIIRFKDDADGSTYLYTLLVPADANQLFPCFDQPDLKARFTVGIVAPTEWQVLANGAATGVVPVGEARRWSFAETDPISTYLAAFAAGPWKVWRPESTGGVGLFARASRAAEVEADTLIAVNRRAVAWLERYFGVPYPFDKFDMLLAPAFPFGGMEHVGAIFYNENQFIFREAPTLGQQIGRKSTIYHEVAHQWFGDLVTMRWFDDLWLKEGFSTYMAARMQDELDPESEAWKTFYLRNKPLAYGTDQTSGTTPVWQDLPNLDLAKSNYGPIVYNKAPSIIKQLNFLVGDSAFQAGLTRFLTRHAYGNATWRDLLDALEATSGTSLDAFGEQYIQRAGMPVVQPRMEIVNGRITGLTLHQRPARELAGDPGGWWPGRVLVRLAYHDEEDVAIPVTFTGEVTRVATAEGLPAPDYVWSNEGDYGYGLFLLDSASAAYVAENIGREEDGLRRAMLWGALWDEVREGRMDPAAFARTAMRELPRERDEQIAGLNMGRAWTALSSYLLEDRAAPLMGGWERLLLARSEDASLTYGARKASLDMLAGTARTAFGRGLLLEFLGETRTFEGAAIKQPTRWSMVERLIALGAPGPQALIDAEAARDTTPESPRRAFIAAAGIPTADAKAGYFARFLDDPRLNEEWVTAATGPFNTPLHSELTLKYLRPSLDRLEWVRDNRRIFFLPRWISAFVGGQDSPEALAIIDRFLAENPGLPMDIRRKVLQSRDELERTVRVRAAAAAR is encoded by the coding sequence ATGATCTCTCGAAGTGCCTGTCTCCTTCTCGCTGTCGCGATGCTGTCCGCCGTGCCCCCGCTCGCGGCGCAGGCCGCCGCGCCGCCTGTGGGCGAGATGATGAGCCCGGGCGTGTCCGCCGCGCTGGCGCGGCACCGCGCGGCCACGCTGCGCGACGTGCGCTATCGCCTGGAGCTGGACGTGACGCGCGATTCCACCGCGTCCGGCCGAGTTGCGGCCACGTTCACCCGCGCCGCGGATGCGGGCGACCTGGTGATCGACTTCCGGGGGCCGTCCCTCGGGACTGTGACGGCGAACGGGCGGACGGTGGCGGACCGGGAGTGGAGGAACGGGCACCTGCGCATCCCGGCACGGCACCTGCGCGCGGGCGAGAACACCGTCACCGCCGAGTTCACGGCGCGGATCGCGGCGTCGGGTGCGAGCATCATCCGCTTCAAGGACGATGCGGACGGCTCCACGTACCTGTACACGCTGCTGGTGCCGGCCGACGCAAACCAGCTCTTTCCCTGCTTCGATCAGCCGGACCTCAAGGCCCGCTTCACCGTCGGCATCGTCGCGCCCACGGAGTGGCAGGTGCTGGCGAACGGCGCGGCGACGGGTGTGGTGCCGGTCGGGGAGGCCAGGCGCTGGTCGTTTGCGGAGACGGATCCCATCAGCACCTACCTCGCGGCGTTCGCGGCGGGGCCGTGGAAAGTGTGGAGGCCGGAGTCGACGGGGGGCGTGGGCCTGTTCGCCCGGGCCAGCCGCGCCGCGGAGGTGGAGGCCGACACGCTGATCGCCGTGAACCGGCGCGCCGTAGCGTGGCTGGAGCGCTACTTCGGCGTGCCGTATCCCTTCGACAAGTTCGACATGCTGCTCGCCCCCGCCTTTCCGTTCGGCGGGATGGAGCACGTGGGCGCCATCTTCTACAACGAAAACCAGTTCATCTTCCGCGAGGCGCCCACGCTGGGCCAGCAGATCGGGCGCAAGTCCACCATCTACCACGAGGTGGCGCACCAGTGGTTCGGCGACCTGGTGACCATGCGCTGGTTCGACGACCTGTGGCTGAAGGAGGGGTTCAGCACCTACATGGCCGCGCGGATGCAGGACGAGCTGGACCCGGAAAGCGAGGCGTGGAAGACGTTCTACCTGCGCAATAAGCCGCTGGCCTACGGAACGGACCAGACGTCGGGCACCACGCCCGTGTGGCAGGACCTGCCCAACCTGGACCTCGCGAAGAGCAACTACGGCCCCATCGTCTACAACAAGGCGCCATCCATCATCAAGCAGTTGAATTTTCTGGTGGGTGATTCGGCGTTCCAGGCGGGGCTCACGCGCTTCCTCACCCGCCACGCGTACGGCAACGCGACATGGCGGGACCTGCTGGATGCGCTGGAGGCGACGTCGGGAACCAGCCTGGACGCATTCGGCGAGCAGTACATCCAGCGCGCCGGAATGCCGGTGGTGCAGCCGCGGATGGAGATCGTGAACGGGCGGATCACTGGCCTGACGCTGCACCAGCGCCCCGCCCGCGAGCTGGCCGGCGACCCGGGCGGATGGTGGCCTGGCCGCGTGCTCGTGCGCCTGGCGTACCACGACGAGGAAGACGTGGCGATCCCGGTGACGTTCACCGGCGAGGTGACGCGTGTCGCGACGGCCGAGGGGCTGCCCGCGCCCGACTACGTGTGGAGCAACGAGGGCGACTACGGCTACGGCCTGTTCCTGCTGGACTCCGCGAGCGCGGCGTACGTGGCGGAAAACATCGGGCGGGAGGAGGACGGGCTGCGCCGCGCCATGCTGTGGGGCGCGTTGTGGGACGAGGTGCGCGAGGGGCGGATGGACCCGGCGGCGTTCGCCCGGACGGCCATGCGCGAGCTGCCGCGCGAGCGCGACGAGCAGATCGCCGGGCTGAACATGGGCCGCGCCTGGACAGCGCTTTCGTCCTACCTGCTGGAGGATCGCGCCGCACCACTGATGGGCGGTTGGGAGCGGCTGCTGCTCGCGCGCTCCGAAGATGCCTCGCTGACCTATGGCGCACGCAAGGCCAGTCTGGACATGCTGGCCGGCACGGCGCGGACCGCCTTCGGGCGCGGGCTGCTGCTGGAGTTCCTGGGGGAGACCCGTACGTTCGAGGGCGCGGCAATCAAGCAGCCGACGCGCTGGTCCATGGTCGAGCGCCTGATCGCGCTGGGAGCGCCCGGGCCGCAGGCGCTGATCGACGCCGAGGCCGCGCGCGACACCACGCCGGAAAGCCCGCGCCGCGCGTTCATCGCCGCAGCGGGCATCCCCACGGCGGATGCCAAGGCCGGGTACTTCGCGCGGTTCCTGGACGATCCGCGGCTGAACGAGGAGTGGGTGACGGCGGCCACGGGACCGTTCAACACGCCACTGCATTCCGAGCTCACGCTCAAGTACCTGCGTCCCTCGCTGGACCGGCTGGAATGGGTTCGCGACAACCGGCGCATCTTCTTCCTTCCACGCTGGATCAGCGCCTTCGTCGGCGGGCAGGACAGCCCCGAGGCGCTGGCCATCATCGACCGCTTCCTGGCCGAGAACCCCGGCCTGCCGATGGACATCCGCCGCAAGGTGCTGCAGTCCCGGGACGAGTTGGAGCGGACGGTTCGCGTCCGTGCGGCAGCGGCGGCGCGCTAG
- a CDS encoding N-acetylmuramoyl-L-alanine amidase produces the protein MDRIYAPLALAALLAACTPGAPATGPSPDPRPDPTPGRPAAPRALEYQPISPALPPIPEANGALNIRVIHPTPTQGRPRVDSTFIYGSVGRGGVALLINGTPVPVARNGAFIGYLPMPSDGVWRLRAMADGQEDTEQVAYAQPSGGGSPATPATPSQNAVFSRARLGTVTGGADTLATGSDAIYARPTPTGSYRWFFPRGARLSVLERRGSQYRVQLDGATEAWVDAENIGLADTTATPPDATPIQAARVIRSGQNLDVRVAARGRPFLVETSETGATITVYGATSAQARSEAPADAWYRGATTTAAGASTQYALQLASAPWGYKAWYEGDGTLVVRVRRPPAIDPANPLRGRRIVIDPGHPPAGATGPTGLYEGDANLAIALPLAEKLRAAGAEVIMTRTNREGMVSSTQSGPELRARVALAVQRDAEMLISVHNNAFGEGANPFRAHGTSVYYFHPFSAALARALDREIVAVTRIPDIGARSSNLALARPTWMPTALTESLFMPIPEQEAALRNPEFVERLADAHLRGIEAFLRERAGGAR, from the coding sequence ATGGATCGCATCTACGCGCCCCTGGCGCTTGCCGCGCTGCTGGCCGCCTGCACCCCCGGTGCCCCGGCGACCGGCCCCTCGCCTGATCCCAGGCCCGACCCCACGCCGGGGAGACCCGCCGCGCCGCGCGCGCTTGAATATCAGCCGATCAGCCCGGCCCTGCCACCGATCCCGGAGGCGAACGGCGCGCTGAACATCCGCGTAATCCATCCCACGCCCACGCAGGGCCGGCCGCGGGTGGACTCCACCTTCATCTACGGCTCCGTGGGCAGGGGCGGCGTGGCGCTGTTGATCAACGGCACGCCCGTTCCCGTGGCCCGCAACGGCGCGTTCATCGGCTACCTGCCGATGCCGAGCGATGGCGTGTGGCGTCTGCGCGCCATGGCCGACGGGCAGGAAGACACCGAGCAGGTCGCCTACGCGCAACCGTCCGGCGGCGGTAGCCCGGCCACCCCCGCGACGCCATCGCAGAACGCGGTGTTCAGCCGCGCGCGGCTGGGCACCGTCACCGGCGGCGCCGACACCCTGGCTACCGGCAGCGACGCCATCTACGCCCGCCCGACGCCGACCGGCTCCTACCGCTGGTTCTTTCCGCGCGGCGCCCGGCTGAGCGTGCTGGAGCGGCGCGGCAGCCAGTACCGCGTGCAGCTCGACGGCGCGACCGAGGCCTGGGTGGATGCGGAGAACATCGGCCTGGCGGATACGACGGCCACGCCGCCGGATGCCACCCCGATCCAGGCCGCGCGCGTCATTCGCTCCGGCCAGAACCTGGACGTGAGGGTGGCGGCGCGCGGGCGGCCGTTCCTGGTGGAGACGTCGGAGACGGGGGCGACGATCACCGTCTACGGCGCGACGAGCGCTCAGGCGCGCAGCGAGGCCCCGGCGGATGCTTGGTACCGGGGCGCCACGACCACGGCGGCAGGAGCATCGACGCAGTACGCGCTGCAGCTGGCGAGCGCGCCCTGGGGTTACAAGGCGTGGTACGAGGGTGATGGAACGCTGGTGGTCCGCGTGCGCCGGCCGCCCGCCATCGACCCTGCCAATCCCCTGCGCGGACGCCGGATCGTGATCGACCCCGGCCACCCGCCCGCGGGCGCCACCGGGCCCACGGGCCTGTATGAGGGCGACGCGAACCTGGCGATTGCGCTGCCGCTGGCGGAAAAGCTCCGTGCCGCGGGCGCCGAGGTCATCATGACGCGTACGAACCGCGAGGGGATGGTCAGCTCCACCCAGTCCGGGCCGGAGCTGCGCGCGCGGGTGGCGCTGGCCGTCCAGCGCGACGCCGAGATGCTCATCTCCGTGCACAACAACGCGTTCGGCGAGGGGGCCAACCCGTTCCGGGCGCACGGCACCAGCGTGTACTACTTCCACCCGTTCTCGGCGGCGCTGGCCCGCGCGCTGGACCGCGAGATCGTGGCGGTCACGCGCATTCCCGACATCGGCGCGCGATCGAGCAACCTGGCGCTGGCCCGGCCCACGTGGATGCCCACCGCGCTGACGGAATCGCTCTTCATGCCCATCCCCGAGCAGGAAGCCGCGCTGCGCAATCCCGAGTTCGTGGAGCGCCTGGCCGACGCGCACCTCCGCGGCATCGAGGCGTTCCTGCGCGAGCGCGCGGGCGGGGCTCGCTGA